A genomic window from Cucumis melo cultivar AY chromosome 8, USDA_Cmelo_AY_1.0, whole genome shotgun sequence includes:
- the LOC103484529 gene encoding E3 ubiquitin-protein ligase AIRP2-like isoform X2, whose amino-acid sequence MYVSSMRKSFKDSLKVLEADIQHANTLASEFPGEYDGPCLQMRMSYSPAAHLFLFLVQWTDCHLAGALGLLRILIYKVYVDGTTTMSTHERKASIREFYAVIYPSLLQLQRGVTDTEDKKQKAVCMERYRRRDDDECIQRSDADIEREEECGICMETTSKVVLPNCNHALCLKCYREWRTRSQSCPFCRDSLKRVNSGDLWVFTDNRDIVDMATVTRENLKRLFKYIDKLPTIVPDSLFDAYDTHLR is encoded by the exons ATGTATGTTTCTTCCATGAGAAAGTCGTTCAAGGACTCTCTCAAAGTGCTTGAAGCTGATATTCAGCATGCTAATACTCT GGCATCAGAGTTCCCCGGGGAATACGATGGCCCCTGCCTTCAGATGAGAATGTCATACAGTCCTGCCGCTCACTTGTTCCTCTTTCTAGTGCAATGGACAGACTGCCATCTTGCAGGAGCGCTTGGACTGCTGAGGATTTTGATTTACAAG GTCTACGTGGATGGTACAACCACCATGTCTACCCACGAGAGAAAAGCAAGCATTAGGGAATTCTATG CTGTTATTTACCCCTCTCTATTACAACTTCAGAGAGGTGTTACTGATACTGAAGATAAAAAGCAAAAAGCTGTCTGCATGGAAAGGTACCGAAGAAGAGACGACGATGAATGTATACAGCGTTCAGATGCTGACATTGAACGGGAAGAAGAATGTGGAATATGCATGGAGACAACTAGCAAGGTTGTATTGCCCAACTGCAATCATGCCTTGTGCTTGAAATGTTACCGTGAATG GCGAACACGTTCTCAGTCATGCCCGTTCTGTCGTGACAGTCTTAAGAGAGTAAATTCTGGTGATCTCTGGGTATTTACTGATAACAGGGACATTGTGGACATGGCAACGGTGACTCGAGAGAATCTGAAAAGGCTTTTCAAGTACATAGATAAATTGCCTACTATTGTTCCAGACTCCCTTTTCGACGCCTATGATACACACCTAAGATAA
- the LOC103484529 gene encoding E3 ubiquitin-protein ligase AIRP2-like isoform X3: MLILYNEQRLTYLQTREADSLASEFPGEYDGPCLQMRMSYSPAAHLFLFLVQWTDCHLAGALGLLRILIYKVYVDGTTTMSTHERKASIREFYAVIYPSLLQLQRGVTDTEDKKQKAVCMERYRRRDDDECIQRSDADIEREEECGICMETTSKVVLPNCNHALCLKCYREWRTRSQSCPFCRDSLKRVNSGDLWVFTDNRDIVDMATVTRENLKRLFKYIDKLPTIVPDSLFDAYDTHLR; encoded by the exons ATGCTAATACTCT ATAATGAACAACGATTGACGTATTTACAAACTCGAGAAGCGGATTCTTT GGCATCAGAGTTCCCCGGGGAATACGATGGCCCCTGCCTTCAGATGAGAATGTCATACAGTCCTGCCGCTCACTTGTTCCTCTTTCTAGTGCAATGGACAGACTGCCATCTTGCAGGAGCGCTTGGACTGCTGAGGATTTTGATTTACAAG GTCTACGTGGATGGTACAACCACCATGTCTACCCACGAGAGAAAAGCAAGCATTAGGGAATTCTATG CTGTTATTTACCCCTCTCTATTACAACTTCAGAGAGGTGTTACTGATACTGAAGATAAAAAGCAAAAAGCTGTCTGCATGGAAAGGTACCGAAGAAGAGACGACGATGAATGTATACAGCGTTCAGATGCTGACATTGAACGGGAAGAAGAATGTGGAATATGCATGGAGACAACTAGCAAGGTTGTATTGCCCAACTGCAATCATGCCTTGTGCTTGAAATGTTACCGTGAATG GCGAACACGTTCTCAGTCATGCCCGTTCTGTCGTGACAGTCTTAAGAGAGTAAATTCTGGTGATCTCTGGGTATTTACTGATAACAGGGACATTGTGGACATGGCAACGGTGACTCGAGAGAATCTGAAAAGGCTTTTCAAGTACATAGATAAATTGCCTACTATTGTTCCAGACTCCCTTTTCGACGCCTATGATACACACCTAAGATAA
- the LOC103484529 gene encoding E3 ubiquitin-protein ligase AIRP2-like isoform X4, protein MIRQYNEQRLTYLQTREADSLASEFPGEYDGPCLQMRMSYSPAAHLFLFLVQWTDCHLAGALGLLRILIYKVYVDGTTTMSTHERKASIREFYAVIYPSLLQLQRGVTDTEDKKQKAVCMERYRRRDDDECIQRSDADIEREEECGICMETTSKVVLPNCNHALCLKCYREWRTRSQSCPFCRDSLKRVNSGDLWVFTDNRDIVDMATVTRENLKRLFKYIDKLPTIVPDSLFDAYDTHLR, encoded by the exons ATGATTCGTCAAT ATAATGAACAACGATTGACGTATTTACAAACTCGAGAAGCGGATTCTTT GGCATCAGAGTTCCCCGGGGAATACGATGGCCCCTGCCTTCAGATGAGAATGTCATACAGTCCTGCCGCTCACTTGTTCCTCTTTCTAGTGCAATGGACAGACTGCCATCTTGCAGGAGCGCTTGGACTGCTGAGGATTTTGATTTACAAG GTCTACGTGGATGGTACAACCACCATGTCTACCCACGAGAGAAAAGCAAGCATTAGGGAATTCTATG CTGTTATTTACCCCTCTCTATTACAACTTCAGAGAGGTGTTACTGATACTGAAGATAAAAAGCAAAAAGCTGTCTGCATGGAAAGGTACCGAAGAAGAGACGACGATGAATGTATACAGCGTTCAGATGCTGACATTGAACGGGAAGAAGAATGTGGAATATGCATGGAGACAACTAGCAAGGTTGTATTGCCCAACTGCAATCATGCCTTGTGCTTGAAATGTTACCGTGAATG GCGAACACGTTCTCAGTCATGCCCGTTCTGTCGTGACAGTCTTAAGAGAGTAAATTCTGGTGATCTCTGGGTATTTACTGATAACAGGGACATTGTGGACATGGCAACGGTGACTCGAGAGAATCTGAAAAGGCTTTTCAAGTACATAGATAAATTGCCTACTATTGTTCCAGACTCCCTTTTCGACGCCTATGATACACACCTAAGATAA
- the LOC103484529 gene encoding E3 ubiquitin-protein ligase AIRP2-like isoform X1 yields the protein MLILYALKAEMLECLLFLLGDSRGCWFCQICQLNVQLFLSCRASEFPGEYDGPCLQMRMSYSPAAHLFLFLVQWTDCHLAGALGLLRILIYKVYVDGTTTMSTHERKASIREFYAVIYPSLLQLQRGVTDTEDKKQKAVCMERYRRRDDDECIQRSDADIEREEECGICMETTSKVVLPNCNHALCLKCYREWRTRSQSCPFCRDSLKRVNSGDLWVFTDNRDIVDMATVTRENLKRLFKYIDKLPTIVPDSLFDAYDTHLR from the exons ATGCTAATACTCT ATGCATTAAAAGCTGAAATGTTAGAATGCTTGTTATTTCTGCTTGGAGATTCGCGAGGTTGCTGGTTTTGTCAGATATGTCAACTTAATGTTCAATTGTTCCTGAGTTGTAGGGCATCAGAGTTCCCCGGGGAATACGATGGCCCCTGCCTTCAGATGAGAATGTCATACAGTCCTGCCGCTCACTTGTTCCTCTTTCTAGTGCAATGGACAGACTGCCATCTTGCAGGAGCGCTTGGACTGCTGAGGATTTTGATTTACAAG GTCTACGTGGATGGTACAACCACCATGTCTACCCACGAGAGAAAAGCAAGCATTAGGGAATTCTATG CTGTTATTTACCCCTCTCTATTACAACTTCAGAGAGGTGTTACTGATACTGAAGATAAAAAGCAAAAAGCTGTCTGCATGGAAAGGTACCGAAGAAGAGACGACGATGAATGTATACAGCGTTCAGATGCTGACATTGAACGGGAAGAAGAATGTGGAATATGCATGGAGACAACTAGCAAGGTTGTATTGCCCAACTGCAATCATGCCTTGTGCTTGAAATGTTACCGTGAATG GCGAACACGTTCTCAGTCATGCCCGTTCTGTCGTGACAGTCTTAAGAGAGTAAATTCTGGTGATCTCTGGGTATTTACTGATAACAGGGACATTGTGGACATGGCAACGGTGACTCGAGAGAATCTGAAAAGGCTTTTCAAGTACATAGATAAATTGCCTACTATTGTTCCAGACTCCCTTTTCGACGCCTATGATACACACCTAAGATAA
- the LOC103484532 gene encoding uncharacterized protein LOC103484532 has translation MNSLISNRFICFSCLHFPAPNILFHRQNPNLIICYQKRWLPKTSIFCSTADYNLTNSARYGGWDDNGLVSDSDQFRNFLVSVGIDHKRHLFIFLFGFLCALAISRVKVSSIAVFPASVFVFAVGFSLGFVRGGSIDELNLLGNKNRGKEEISGYHAENLRNLEKFFDGFAVKLDNLKCSIQNAIDSREITLGDLESYVKVLESSDFSTSNASKVVEALINNGGNTKAVILENHKPSRKIKDLGDVGFELLQSFGSLLGEKLVGSKPNKVKNNVKPQMAINSVANQAKRTSIPSEVGSIDTDSDSNPAISSDNIEESRKKHAMEMDYFTKINITREGDRIYSKGMHGSSKRFINGEEYSYQNNQLQYQDNYLNISNMGLHSKLESSQFSDNLIDPGDYSFKMRHRETKTSFVEERGFDESNGAYRSSHMSKSESELYRSQFREEGASKNESSHLTDQPFGEENEVASSSSSIIYDDAMFNKCLMEANDLLKQAKDLMKYRRDEEHVEVILCQSASLLAKATTMKPMSLLAVGQLGNTYLLHGELKLRISRELRRLLAGKEPGSVGKWFEMVEGLDDSITRRDKLTSILISVCEECEELLVMAGRRYRMALSIDRNDVRALYNWGLALSFRAQLIADVGPEAAFDADKVFLAAIDKFDAMMSKGNVYAPEALFRWAMTLQQRSRLRPNNSKEKAKLLLQAKRLYEDSLNMNSDNVKVREALMSCISEIQFGQY, from the exons ATGAATTCCCTCATTTCTAACAGATTCATTTGCTTTTCCTGTCTTCATTTCCCAGCTCCCAATATTCTATTTCACCGGCAAAACCCAAATCTCATAATCTGTTACCAGAAGAGATGGCTTCCGAAAACGTCCATATTCTGTTCCACCGCAGATTACAATCTGACGAACTCCGCAAGATACGGCGGCTGGGATGATAATGGACTTGTAAGCGATTCAGATCAGTTCCGTAATTTTTTAGTTTCCGTTGGCATCGATCATAAGAGACATTTGTTCATATTTCTCTTTGGGTTTTTATGTGCTCTGGCCATTTCCAGAGTTAAAGTTTCATCAATTGCTGTTTTTCCAGcttctgtttttgtttttgctGTTGGCTTTTCTCTTGGATTTGTTCGTGGTGGAAGTATAGATGAGCTAAATTTACTTGGGAATAAAAATCGGGGGAAAGAGGAAATTTCTGGGTATCACGCTGAGAATTTAAGAAATTTGGAGAAGTTTTTTGACGGGTTTGCTGTCAAACTTGATAATTTGAAATGTAGCATACAGAACGCCATTGATTCTAGGGAAATTACACTTGGGGATTTAGAAAGCTATGTCAAAGTCTTAGAATCGAgtgatttttcaacctccaatGCTTCGAAGGTTGTTGAGGCCTTGATTAATAATGGAGGCAACACCAAAGCTGTTATTCTTGAGAATCATAAACCAAGTAGGAAAATTAAAGACCTAGGAGATGTGGGGTTTGAGCTTTTGCAATCCTTTGGCAGTTTGCTTGGAGAAAAGTTGGTTGGTTCTAAGCCTAACAAAGTGAAAAACAATGTTAAGCCACAAATGGCAATCAATTCTGTTGCCAATCAAGCTAAAAGGACCTCAATACCGTCTGAAGTTGGTTCAATAGACACTGATTCTGATTCTAATCCAGCTATAAGTTCAGATAACATTGAGGAATCGAGGAAAAAGCATGCTATGGAGATGGattattttacaaaaattaaCATTACTCGAGAGGGGGATAGAATTTATTCAAAGGGAATGCATGGGAGTTCCAAAAGATTTATTAATGGTGAAGAGTATAGCTACCAGAATAATCAATTGCAGTACCAAGACAATTACCTTAATATTTCTAACATGGGTCTTCATAGCAAACTCGAGAGTTCACAATTCAGTGATAATTTGATCGATCCTGGGGACTATAGTTTCAAAATGAGACATAGGGAGACTAAAACTTCATTTGTAGAAGAGCGTGGATTCGATGAAAGTAATGGAGCTTATAGGTCCTCCCACATGTCAAAGAGTGAAAGTGAACTTTATAGATCCCAGTTCAGAGAAGAGGGGGCAAGTAAAAATGAAAGCTCCCATTTAACTGATCAACCATTTGGAGAAGAGAACGAGGTTGCTTCGTCGTCATCTTCAATAATTTATGATGATGCAATGTTCAATAAATGTCTTATGGAAGCTAACGATCTTCTGAAACAAGCCAAGGATTTGATGAAGTATAGACGTGATGAAGAACATGTTGAGGTCATATTGTGCCAGTCTGCCAGTTTGTTGGCAAAAGCTACAACTATGAAGCCCATGAGTTTGTTGGCAGTTGGCCAGTTGGGAAATACTTATCTTCTTCATGGAGAATTAAAGTTAAGAATTAGTCGTGAGTTAAGAAGACTTCTAGCAGGAAAAGAGCCCGGATCTGTTGGGAAATGGTTTGAAATGGTGGAGGGACTAGATGATTCTATTACTAGAAGAGATAAACTAACATCCATTCTCATTAGTGTGTGTGAAGAGTGTGAAGAACTCCTTGTGATGGCAGGTAGAAGGTATAGAATGGCATTATCCATTGATCGGAATGATGTGCGAGCACTATATAACTGGGGTCTTGCCCTCTCCTTTCGTGCACAATTGATTGCAGACGTTGGACCG GAAGCGGCATTTGATGCTGATAAGGTCTTTTTAGCTGCCATTGATAAATTTGATGCAATGATGTCAAAAGGCAATGTTTATGCACCTGAAG CTCTGTTCAGATGGGCTATGACACTGCAGCAACGATCGCGGTTAAGGCCCAACAATAGCAAAGAGAAGGCGAAGTTGCTGCTGCAGGCGAAACGACTCTATGAAGACTCGCTGAACATGAACTCCGACAATGTTAAAGTAAGAGAAGCCTTAATGTCCTGCATATCCGAAATCCAGTTCGGGCAGTATTAG
- the LOC103484531 gene encoding CBS domain-containing protein CBSX5-like — protein MAVRLLDHHLSDICLGKPALTSISLSATLADALSALKKLGENYISVWNCSSHYSKSSSHYDCQCIGKISVLDVVLFLCKEENLSQPAVALQSSVSVLIPPVPVLVVHLEPHASLVEVIDLLLEGAQNLVVPIQTRTSAKSREKVLEVVAPFDCPLHNGLEYCWITQEDIIRYLLNSIGLFSPTSITPINSLNAIDTANILAVHYDDPALSALPLISQAIIHQSSVAIVESDGKLIGEISPLTLNSFDETITAAIVTLSAGELMAYVYCNDPPEDLVQLVKDRLEERNLRGLLEWVEEESAMSTCSSFCSSSSDDDSGSWWGRSGKLRKCSTRQVRRSSEVAVCNPQSSLVAVMIQALALRVPYMWVTEEDGCLVGITTFTSMLKVFHERLKSMC, from the exons ATGGCAGTGAGATTGTTGGATCATCATCTCTCTGACATATGCCTTGGAAAGCCTGCACTGACCTCTATTTCTCTTTCCGCCACACTCGCCGACGCTCTCTCTGCACTCAAGAAGCTCGGTGAAAACTACATCAGCGTCTGGAATTGCTCCTCCCATTACTCCAAATCCTCCTCCCACTACGATTGCCAGTGTATCGGCAAGATTTCCGTTCTCGATGTTGTCTTGTTCTTATGTAAGGAAGAGAATCTCTCCCAACCTGCCGTCGCGCTTCAATCCTCTGTTTCGGTTCTCATTCCTCCGGTTCCTGTTCTCGTTGTGCATTTAGAGCCTCATGCTAG TTTGGTGGAAGTCATAGACCTCCTTCTCGAAGGTGCGCAAAATCTCGTAGTCCCAATTCAAACTAGAACCTCTGCAAAGTCCAGAGAGAAGGTTCTGGAGGTAGTTGCTCCCTTTGACTGTCCGCTCCACAATGGCCTTGAATATTGTTGGATCACCCAAGAGGACATAATCCGTTACCTCCTCAACTCTATTGGGCTTTTCAGCCCCACCTCCATCACTCCTATTAATTCCCTTAACGCCATCGACACCGCCAACATTCTTGCTGTACACTACGACGATCCAGCACTCTCTGCCTTGCCCCTCATTTCTCAAGCCATCATCCACCAATCCTCAGTTGCAATTGTCGAATCAGACGGGAAGTTGATTGGAGAAATCTCACCCCTCACATTGAATTCTTTTGATGAAACCATAACAGCTGCAATTGTAACACTCTCAGCAGGAGAGCTAATGGCGTATGTGTACTGCAATGACCCGCCGGAGGATTTGGTTCAGTTGGTTAAAGACAGATTGGAAGAGAGAAACTTAAGGGGGCTGTTGGAGTGGGTGGAAGAAGAGTCAGCAATGTCAACATGTTCTTCATTTTGCTCATCTTCTTCAGATGATGATTCTGGCTCGTGGTGGGGAAGGAGTGGAAAGTTAAGAAAGTGTTCAACCAGGCAAGTGAGGAGGAGCTCAGAGGTTGCTGTGTGCAATCCCCAGAGTTCATTGGTGGCAGTGATGATTCAAGCTCTTGCACTTCGTGTTCCATATATGTGGGTGACGGAAGAAGATGGATGCTTGGTTGGTATTACCACCTTCACGTCGATGTTGAAGGTTTTCCATGAGCGTTTGAAATCAATGTGTTGA